The following are from one region of the Nymphalis io chromosome 21, ilAglIoxx1.1, whole genome shotgun sequence genome:
- the LOC126776770 gene encoding uncharacterized protein LOC126776770 encodes MSKRFIYPQQHGERKKAKLDITVSDHNFPLSQIAGPSKDNEPTNTWGDDNDDEILLLASQACEEAFTEPNNTTLPDYSMCMQPSTTSTQISKPIPSTSKSTFSFKKPFSPMNAVSTKMRDGLKTISSPLPGMFKDCKRDSVNISEDIIINDHIYKGQNSDQVYRQLLQIQEENAKLKSENGKLLEKCFTKEGEASILRTQLKTCQIAVDNARLEKIKAQEKAQIEWSEKLTTVNNEMHELRNQLDFKNLEIISIKEKCKMLESNKVKLTQITVAGNDISSSQRHNNSMYGKKEAANFTRKVKTTSNSVQTEDKSYFLKLNVILRNEHSKLSQILPFILEPTKKQYSILDFNEKLQQRTDVQNKCRIFSTFHRLPTTPCIGKEIGKSEDTLSCIYEELSRLAANKYGNIEICLNILNITQSFIKNVQQELEMISRRMTTAFQKEMDERYIDATFKLFVIEKNDLLSGRALYKEEQGILARRMVCVLYYLLEDTRNKELLNKLLDQDKKNDSNEQTYSFIIDIARICSLLDNTTCALMYSGLLLSITLFLQAYATNHERNKQILHICKSIIVSRPMPFVTIEILKLLGKLAYEENFLLQICCKGSNGNLKLDYDQGVLLYKKDSCALQIVLKQTEVSLKCIEKHHIVVQTLEITRSLLRLYCILNSQSDSQLEQHRCDCQTVFIQVIVFALRICAEFLNVDKDTKLDSSQHEKETDIMSVCRNGVQLLQRCGALSAAEGPLQALCLRLTSALNTTTCQRDRDFCNMLLEITSTFQTYSEELPPSYQTKAWLKSFETFSIAD; translated from the exons ATGTCCAAAAGATTTATATATCCCCAACAACATGGAGAAAGAAAAAAAGCTAAACTTGATATTACCGTATCCGATCATAATTTTCCACTGAGTCAAATTGCTGGGCCTAGTAAAG ACAATGAACCAACAAACACTTGGGGAGATGACAATGATGACGAAATACTTTTATTGGCGAGCCAAGCTTGCGAAGAAGCTTTTACAGAACCTAATAATACTACATTACCTGATTATAGCATGTGTATGCAACCTTCAACAACAAGTACTCAAATTAGCAAGCCCATTCCAAGTACATCTAAGTCTaccttttcttttaaaaaacctTTCAGTCCAATGAATGCAGTATCAACAAAAATGAGAGATGGCTTAAAAACAATATCTTCACCACTACCTGGCATGTTTAAAGACTGCAAAAGAGATAGTGTTAATATTAGCGAGGATATCATAATTAATGACCATATTTATAAAGGCCAAAACTCCGACCAAGTTTACCGTCAGCTTCTGCAAATACAAGAAGAAAATGCAAAATTGAAGTCAGAAAATGGTAAATTGTTAGAAAAATGTTTCACAAAAGAAGGTGAGGCATCAATACTACGAACTCAGCTGAAGACATGCCAAATAGCAGTAGATAATGCAAGGTTAGAGAAAATAAAGGCTCAGGAAAAAGCTCAAATCGAATGGTCAGAGAAGTTGACAACTGTAAATAACGAAATGCATGAGTTACGTAATCAATTAGAttttaag AACTTGGAAATAATTAGTATCAAAGAGAAATGCAAGATGCTGGAATCAAACAAAGTAAAGCTAACCCAGATAACTGTAGCTGGTAATGACATATCTTCAAG tCAAAGACATAACAATAGTATGTATGGAAAAAAAGAAGCTGCAAATTTTACAAGGAAAGTTAAAACAACATCAAACAGTGTTCAGACTGaagataaatcttattttttgaaactcaatgtaatattaagaaatg AACATTCAAAATTATCGCAAATTTTACCTTTCATCTTGGAACcgacaaaaaaacaatattccaTTCTGGACTTCAATGAAAAGCTTCAGCAGCGGACAGATGTACAAAACAAATGTAGAATATTTAGCACATTCCACAGATTGCCGACTACACCATGTATTGGGAAAGAGATTGGGAAAAGTGAAGACACATTGAGTTGTATATATGAAGAACTCAGTCGTTTAGCTGCAAATAAATATGGCAACATTGAAATATGCTTAAAT ATCCTTAACATAACTCAAAGTTTTATTAAGAATGTTCAGCAAGAACTCGAGATGATTTCCCGGAGAATGACTACAGCCTTCCAAAAGGAAATGGATGAGAGATATATTGATGCTACATTTAAGTTGTTCGTCATTGAGAAGAATGATTTATTGAGtggaag GGCTTTATATAAAGAGGAACAAGGTATATTAGCACGAAGAATGGTATGTGTTTTATATTACCTTCTTGAAGATACTAGAAATAAAGAATTACTGAATAAGTTATTGGATCAAGATAAGAAAAATGATTCAAATGAGCagacatattcatttattattgatattgctAGGATATGTTCCTTATTAGACAATACA ACATGCGCCTTAATGTACAGTGGTTTGTTACTATCAATAACATTGTTTTTGCAAGCCTACGCAACCAACCATGAAAGAAATAagcaaatattacatatatgcaAGTCTATTATAGTTTCTCGTCCAATGCCATTTGTTACCATTGAGATATTGAAATTACTTGGGAAATTAGCATATGAAGAgaattttttgttacaaatatgtTGTAAAGGTTCAAAtggaaatttaaaattggattATGATCAAGGTGTCTTATTGTATAAGAAAG ATTCGTGTGCGTTACAAATTGTTCTTAAACAGACAGAAGTATCTTTAAAATGTATAGAGAAGCATCATATAGTGGTACAAACATTGGAGATTACGAGAAGTCTACTTAGGTTATATTGTATCCTGAATAGTCAATCTGACAGTCAGTTAGAACAACACAG aTGTGACTGTCAGACTGTCTTTATACAAGTTATTGTTTTCGCACTTAGGATATGTGCCGAGTTTTTAAATGTTGACAAGGACACAAAATTAG atagTTCACAACATGAGAAAGAGACCGATATAATGTCAGTGTGTCGAAACGGAGTGCAGCTACTTCAGCGCTGCGGGGCGCTGTCAGCTGCTGAAGGACCACTGCAGGCACTGTGTCTTCGACTTACCTCCGCTCTCAACACCACCACCTGCCAGCGCGACCGTGACTTCT gTAACATGTTATTAGAGATAACAAGCACATTCCAAACGTACTCGGAGGAGTTACCGCCCAGCTACCAGACAAAGGCCTGGCTCAAGAGTTTCGAGACATTTTCAATTGCAGACTGA
- the LOC126776877 gene encoding protein YIPF2, translated as MANINTGQLLNFQDYSPEHNERSARIDVEAVHTNQYNNSMSNSSYSYEEPKAAEEPQSAPQTNHNFWTIEYYQKYFDVHTSEVVERIISSVLPQKVSRNYFDERIKGKPDLYGPIWISVTLIFTIAVSGNIANYLQSINKAVIWRYNYHLVSYAATAIICYVWLVPLALWAALKWTTVPDGQDEMETQTSSTPTMISLFCLYGYSLSIYIPVAILWTIPISWLQWLLVLMAALVSGAVLIFWLLPALKKSKYFLILTGSIIGFHFLLATGFMLYFFHVPDSPSKVPVVVPTTPP; from the exons ATGGCCAATATAAACACTGGacagttattaaattttcaagatTATTCTCCAGAACATAATGAAAGGAGTGCACGAATCGACGTGGAGGCTGTCCATAcgaatcaatataataattccaTGTCTAATTCAAGTTATAGTTATGAAGAGCCGAAAGCAGCGGAGGAGCCGCAGTCTGCTCCgcaaa CCAACCACAACTTTTGGACGAtagaatattatcaaaaatattttgatgtacaCACAAGTGAAGTGGTGGAGCGAATAATATCATCAGTGTTGCCTCAGAAAGTATCTCGGAATTACTTTGATGAAAGGATTAAAGGAAAACCAGATTTGTATGGGCCAATTTGGATATCTGTTACTCTG attttcacAATAGCAGTCAGTGGAAATATTGCTAATTACCTACAAAGTATAAATAAGGCTGTTATCTGGAGGTACAACTACCACCTAGTTTCTTATGCTGCCACTGCCATCATCTGCTATGTCTGGCTGGTTCCCTTGGCTCTGTGGGCTGCTCTAAAGTGGACTACTGTGCCTGATGGTCAAGATGAAATGGAGACACAG ACATCAAGCACACCAACAATGATATCGCTGTTTTGTCTGTACGGATACTCCCTTTCAATCTACATTCCCGTAGCAATACTTTGGACCATTCCAATATCATGGCTTCAATGGCTCTTAGTTCTTATGGCAGCATTAGTGTCAGGCGCTGTGCTTATATTTTGGCTTCTCCCAGCATTgaaaaaatcgaaatattttcttattttaactgGTTCAATAATTGGTTTTCACTTTTTACTAGCAACTGGATTTATGTTGTATTTCTTCCATGTTCCCGATTCTCCAAGTAAAGTGCCTGTTGTTGTTCCTACTACTCCACCATAA
- the LOC126776941 gene encoding uncharacterized protein LOC126776941, translated as MAKEIAEEYASSLADLTVNSKPLINMLTILAEENIEHAGVIVETVEKHLEKVPPDIKLPVLYLVDSIIKNVGGAYTQKFSQIIVNIFTKTFKQVDEKVRSQMFKLRETWHEVFPSMKLYQLDVKVNLIDPAWPIQAQPQQSNIHVNPNFLKKSTPTTSAAPLSADEERMRSVLAKKEQELLMLQRKKVEMELEQTRRQLQLAEKNSKMPAAPPAPPAPAAPPAPAAPDAPLSVKQRLGPPVPRPARIAPVSAALAAARRDPRLARRAPPAPPAPAAPAAPAAPAIAPNVFDIKPLERDVTVTKRKNVITIDVRGEADAYAQRLRPAARLPPIPKLSRARPADAPAKRRKEPERKKRRDREPPAPAAPAPAPPPDRRARRPRERKAKAPAPPAPPAPPGLVAFKELRNYHKERYMRRNKEKSESPERLERIPVELPEESAKNKDVDLRVLHPVITETAAPVAQKRSSSETLEGKAKKNKHEKFDILFGNEDVDLRKLPKVEEVNAPPPPSITDSKPNMKVKLDPDEEEDDIVSPVRSPRKDWQEVKEKEDTKKTPSKLDLVRAKLAEATKGKDGLGRPLLFSKSPSIERERRRTFSSEEPDARTDNVEDFDAEDHKKTISIIMNQAKEQFSDGELDKNQYNALMYQVLQLNEKLKLKEAKQRESLEVSKRKLKAHIQEENKVSSPKSSPSDRNNYGDIDERITPAPFMDAPDKKNHQRHDSDMRMTHNGDHMEGGNSMFPLPPMMPMFMGPFPRWRGQPRPRIDEFGMRRFRGPVPPYYRGKFDKRGPRPPFEPRMPLLPTPKVGMYQGDSPLQPYERSKSPPPLGAPGYNLPPTDFKILEYIDQDPVKTIQIDNIPREIRFYGETAIIMLDWDDPREIKFLPGSRRVTFDNKDSVVLTFNEGYKQVEIDDQVFDIRFGAPTRELYINGRWYECFFGGQPLGVIIDGKPRLIHLEGPLPKVDIGKTKRTELVAGKINLIVNATNICPVYLDAKVQKFHVNGQYFTIRFVDSLRTVLINEQPFKVEFGDLPKPIFVGGEKYFVRFSALPKNIKPGQIEIVDMEGAVSPVTKEPAVTTENEVDMEEVKVEETLQTSQETPSPEVEIKGLDMLASLMPASIAPASSSEYSSAEPLFAKSESKIPGLETTSEEKPASSLPLLGKINVNDLYAKLVATGIVPMLNDAKPEAKNEKTEDVKPKTKEDKNVIHRVDLLKSETLRVKQAGIVAKLYGGMQCSGCGARFPPEHTVRYSQHLDWHFRQNRRERDSARRAHSRHWHYDLSDWLQYEELEDLEEREKSWFETGAADDGEPAGEAEESPSVAAGAPQHHCALCGDRFQQFYNEDKEEWHLRNSVRHDLLYYHPLCLQDYKASLTKEEPPKEEVPMETSMEEDKTIEAIEIKDDDVRAENADESDCESVVEVVEPEVEQMEPLEIDEGDEDDVVLKAEPVEQVVVEDEDTDDETAAERASRDQKAEVDFANIKIKQEPIDPDDEPIITAEVESIMPPTIDTTPHNTVMSSIDGNVQLEDATTAPVFPLGGIRINISKSITSFVNNQEEKILEDVSVDDEPLPPGEEPELEYKLKPSLEGVHLSRQPPVQKGSELSGLCSVM; from the exons ATGGCGAAGGAAATAGCAGAAGAGTACGCGTCCAGCTTGGCGGATCTAACCGTCAACAGCAAACCTCTGATAAACATGCTCACAATACTCGCAGAAGAGAATATCGAGCACGCAGGGGTTATTGTTGAAACCGTGGAGAAACACTTGGAGAAG GTACCTCCTGACATCAAGCTGCCAGTTCTCTATTTAGTTGATTCAATTATCAAGAATGTTGGTGGTGCATACACACAGAAGTTCTCCCAGATAATTGTTAACATCTTCACTAAGACTTTTAAACAG GTAGATGAAAAAGTACGTTCACAGATGTTCAAACTTCGTGAGACTTGGCATGAGGTGTTTCCGTCTATGAAGTTGTATCAGCTGGACGTTAAAGTGAATCTGATCGATCCCGCTTGGCCGATTCAAGCTCAACCACAACAGTCTAACATCCATGTAAATCCAAATTTTCTGAAAAAG TCGACGCCCACCACGAGCGCGGCGCCGCTGTCGGCGGACGAGGAGCGGATGCGCAGCGTGCTCGCCAAGAAGGAGCAAGAGCTGCTCATGCTGCAGAGAAAGAAGGTCGAAATGGAGCTCGAGCAGACTAGGCGGCAACTGCAGCTGGCGGAAAAGAATTCTAAAATg cccgccgcgccgcccgcgccccccgcgcccgccgcgccccccgcgcccgccgcgcccgacgCGCCGCTGTCCGTCAAGCAGAGGCTTGGGCCG CCCGTGCCGCGGCCCGCGCGCATCGCGCCCGTGAGCGCCGCGCTGGCGGCCGCGCGCCGCGACCCGCGCCTggcgcgccgcgcgccgcccgcgccgcccgcgcccgccgcgcccgccgcgcccgccgcgcccgccatCGCCCCCAACGTGTTCGACATCAAGCCGCTCGAGCGCGACGTCACCGTCACCAAGCGCAAGAACGTCATCACCATCGACGTGCGCGGCGAGGCGGACGCGTACGCGCAGCGCCTGCGGCCGGCCGCGCGCCTGCCGCCCATCCCCAAGCTGAGCCGCGCGCGGCCCGCCGACGCGCCGGCCAAGCGCCGCAAGGAGCCCGAGCGCAAGAAGCGGCGCGACCGGgagccgcccgcgcccgccgcgcccgcgcccgcgccgccgcccgaccggcgcgcgcgccgcccgcgggAGCGCAAGGCCAaggcgcccgcgccgcccgcgccgcccgcgccgcccggcCTCGTCGCCTTCAAGGAGCTCAGGAACTACCACAAGGAGCGCTACATGCGACGGAATAAGGAGAAATCTGAGAGCCCCGAGAGATTAGAGAGGATCCCGGTCGAGCTCCCCGAAGAGTCCGCAA AGAATAAAGATGTCGATCTACGGGTATTACATCCTGTTATTACAGAAACAGCTGCACCTGTTGCTCAGAAAAGATCTTCTAGTGAAACACTAGAAGGAAAGgctaagaaaaataaacatgaaaagTTTGATAT tCTTTTTGGAAATGAAGACGTAGATCTTCGTAAACTACCTAAAGTAGAGGAAGTGAACGCTCCTCCGCCGCCATCGATAACTGATAGTAAGCCAAATATGAAGGTTAAGTTAGACCCTGACGAGGAAGAAGACGATATTGTTTCTCCTGTCAGATCACCAAGAAAAGATTGGCAGGAAGTTAAAGAAAAGGAGGATACAAAGAAAACTCCATCGAAATTAGATCTCGTTAGAGCGAAGTTAGCAGAAGCTACCAAGGGAAAGGATGGTCTTGGGCGACCTTTATTATTCAGTAAATCACCAA GCATAGAAAGAGAACGACGTCGTACATTTAGTTCAGAAGAACCGGACGCAAGAACAGATAACGTGGAAGATTTTGATGCGGAAGATCACAAAAAAACTATATCTATAATCATGAATCAGGCTAAAGAACAGTTTAGTGACGGCGAGCTAGACAAGAATCAATATAATGCCTTAATGTATCAAGTTCTTCAACTTAATGAGAAGTTAAAGCTTAAAGAAGCTAAGCAAAGAGAATCTTTGGAAGTTTCTAAAAGAAAACTGAAAGCACATATACAGGAAGAAAACAAAGTGTCCTCACCAAAAAGTTCACCGTCAGATAGAAATAATTATGGGGATATTGATGAAAGGATAACCCCAGCTCCGTTTATGGATGCgccagataaaaaaaatcatcaacgTCACGATTCGGATATGAGAATGACTCACAATGGGGACCATATGGAAGGGGGCAATTCTATGTTTCCTTTACCGCCCATGATGCCTATGTTTATGGGGCCCTTCCCAAGGTGGAGAGGACAGCCAAGGCCAAGAATAGATGAGTTTGGAATGCGTCGTTTCAGAGGTCCAGTTCCTCCATACTATAGAGGCAAATTTGACAAGAGAGGGCCACGACCACCTTTCGAGCCGAGAATGCCTCTCCTTCCAACTCCAAAAGTAGGTATGTACCAGGGAGATTCTCCACTACAGCCTTACGAAAGATCAAAGTCGCCACCTCCACTCGGCGCTCCAGGATACAATCTCCCACCtactgattttaaaattttagaataCATTGATCAAGATCCTGTCAAAACGATACAAATTGACAATATACCTCGGGAAATCCGATTTTACGGTGAAACGGCAATCATTATGTTAGACTGGGATGACCCACGTGAAATAAAATTCCTGCCCGGCTCCAGGCGAGTTACCTTTGATAACAAAGACTCGgttgttttaacttttaacGAAGGCTACAAGCAGGTAGAAATTGATGATCAAGTTTTCGATATCCGGTTCGGAGCCCCTACCAGAGAGTTATACATAAATGGTCGGTGGTACGAATGTTTCTTTGGTGGTCAGCCTTTAGGGGTGATAATTGACGGAAAGCCTCGCTTAATACATTTAGAGGGGCCGTTACCAAAAGTAGACATTGGTAAAACTAAGCGAACTGAATTAGTAGCTGGAAAAATTAATCTAATTGTCAATGCAACTAATATTTGTCCTGTATATTTGGATGCAAAAGTACAAAAGTTTCACGTCAATGGTCAATACTTTACGATCCGTTTTGTTGATTCCCTGCGTACCGTTCTTATAAATGAGCAGCCGTTTAAAGTTGAATTTGGTGACCTCCCGAAACCAATATTCGTTGGAGGAGAAAAATATTTCGTGCGTTTTTCTGCTTTACCGAAGAACATTAAACCTGGGCAAATAGAGATAGTCGATATGGAGGGTGCCGTTTCACCAGTTACGAAAGAACCTGCTGTAACGACAGAAAACGAAGTTGATATGGAGGAAGTGAAAGTAGAAGAAACTTTACAAACGTCTCAAGAAACGCCAAGCCCTGAAGTTGAAATTAAAG gTCTCGACATGTTAGCAAGTTTAATGCCGGCCAGTATTGCACCGGCATCTAGCTCCGAATACAGCTCCGCCGAGCCGTTATTCGCCAAATCGGAAAGTAAAATTCCGGGTCTAGAAACGACTTCAGAGGAAAAACCGGCTAGCTCACTACCACTTCTTGGGAAAATTAACGTTAACGATCTGTATGCCAAGCTGGTGGCAACCGGCATAGTCCCGATGCTGAACGACGCTAAGCCGGAAGCGAAGAACGAAAAGACTGAAGATGTCAAACCTAAAACTAAAgaagataaaaatgttatacatCGAGTCGATTTACTGAAGTCTGAAACATTAAGAGT GAAGCAGGCCGGCATCGTGGCGAAGCTGTACGGCGGCATGCAGTGCAGCGGCTGCGGGGCGCGCTTCCCGCCCGAGCACACCGTGCGCTACTCGCAGCACCTCGACTGGCACTTCCGGCAGAACCGCCGCGAGCGGGACTCCGCCCGCCGCGCGCACTCGCGCCACTGGCACTACGACCTGTCCGACTGGCTGCAGTACGAGGAGCTGGAGGACCTAGAGGAGAGAG AAAAGAGCTGGTTCGAGACGGGCGCGGCGGACGACGGCGAGCCCGCGGGCGAGGCGGAGGAGAGCCCGAGCGTGGCGGCCGGCGCGCCGCAGCACCACTGCGCGCTGTGCGGGGACCGCTTCCAGCAGTTCTACAACGAGGACAAGGAGGAGTGGCATCTGAGGAACTCCGTGCGCCACGACCTGCTCTACTACCACCCGCTGTGTCTGCAGGACTACAAG GCATCTCTAACAAAGGAGGAACCGCCTAAAGAGGAAGTACCGATGGAAACGTCCATGGAAGAAGATAAAACCATTGAAGCCATCGAAATTAAGGACGACGATGTCAGAGCAGAGAACGCGGACGAGTCCGACTGCGAGTCCGTCGTGGAGGTCGTCGAGCCGGAAGTTGAGCAGATGGAACCTCTCGAG ATCGACGAGGGCGACGAAGACGATGTAGTGCTAAAGGCAGAGCCTGTGGAACAAGTCGTCGTCGAGGATGAGGACACGGACGATGAGACGGCCGCAGAGCGAGCCAGCCGCGACCAGAAGGCGGAGGTTGATTTTGCTAATATCAAGATCAAACAGGAACCCATTGACCCTG ATGACGAACCAATAATCACAGCAGAAGTCGAAAGCATAATGCCCCCGACAATTGATACCACCCCTCACAACACAGTGATGTCATCAATCGACGGCAACGTGCAACTCGAAGACGCCACGACCGCACCGGTGTTTCCACTTGGAGGAATCCGTATcaatatttcaaaatcaataaCATCATTTGTCAATAATCAAGAAGAAAAAATACTGGAGGACGTAAGCGTAGATGATGAACCCTTACCTCCTGGTGAGGAACCAGAGTTGGAATACAAATTAAAACCGTCACTAGAAGGCGTGCATTTAAGTAGGCAGCCGCCTGTGCAGAAAGGCAGTGAATTGTCAGGATTGTGCTCTGTTATGTGA
- the LOC126776823 gene encoding probable asparagine--tRNA ligase, mitochondrial, whose product MLFKRVFVNLDNYYKISLASKKYSIIASVLEKPKIGEVTEVKGWVKSLRIQKEFIFADVNDGSCAQKLQIIIPKNLDIDDTLTYGSSVHITGKLSKSPRGQLELLAENVNVLGKCVVLDGYPFNPRTIHPPEYIRQYLHLRSRTNYMAAILRIRHAVTKNIHDYFTKKNFTLIHTPILTSNDCEGAGEVFKVQPENEETMKAMMQEGRNRDSAYFGSKTFLTVSGQLHLEAICRGLGDVYTLGPTFRAENSRSRLHLSEFYMLEAEIAFCDSIEKLQAFIEDFLKYLFVVTRNTNEADLFIIDKKNKAPSWLNKQFVTLTYVEARNILAAKGLDVADEGINKEQELTLVDYCQAPVFVIQWPRNLKSFYMKESPLDNSKVDALDLLAPLTGEIVGGSLREDDYKKLEGKLPSDALKWYLELRKFGNIPTGGFGLGLERILQVLCNVPNIKDTLPFPRWPHNCDM is encoded by the exons atgttatttaagagagtgtttgttaatttagataactattataaaattagctTAGCATCAAAAAAGTATAGTATTATTGCCTCTGTCTTAGAAAAACCAAAAATTGGAGAAGTAACTGAAGTTaag GGATGGGTAAAAAGCCTTCGCATACAGAAGGAATTTATTTTTGCAGATGTAAACGATGGATCTTGCGCACAAAAGTTACAGATTATTATTCCAAAAAATCTTGATATTGATGACACTTTAACATACGGTAGCTCTGTACATATAACTGGAAAATTGTCTAAAAGTCCTAGAGGGCAATTGGAATTACTAGCAGAAAATGTTAATGTTCTTGGTAAATGTGTAGTTCTAGATGGATACCCATTTAATCCGCGCACTATACATCCACCAGAATATATTAGACAATATCTTCATTTACGATCACGCACAAATTATATGGCAGCAATATTGAGGATACGTCATGCtgtcacaaaaaatatacatgattattttacaaaaaaaaatttcactCTCATCCATACTCCAATATTGACCTCCAATGATTGTGAAGGTGCTGGTGAAGTATTCAAAGTACAACCTGAAAATGAGGAAACCATGAAAGCAATGATGCAAGAAGGAAGAAATAGGGATTCGGCTTACTTTGGATCTAAGACTTTTTTAACAGTATCTGGTCAACTGCATTTAGAAGCTATATGCAGAGGATTGGGTGATGTTTATACACTGGGCCCCACATTCCGTGCAGAGAATTCTAGATCACGATTGCATTTATCTGAATTTTATATGCTAGAAGCAGAAATTGCATTTTGTGATAGTATAGAAAAACTACAAGCTTTTATAGAagactttttaaaatatctttttgttGTAACTAGGAACACAAATGAagctgatttatttataatagataagaaaaataaagcaCCAAGCtggttaaataaacaatttgtgACATTGACTTATGTTGAAGCAAGAAATATTTTGGCTGCTAAAGGTTTAGATGTTGCAGATGAAGGTATAAATAAAGAACAGGAGTTGACTTTAGTAGATTACTGTCAAGCTCCTGTTTTCGTTATACAGTGGCCGAGAAACTTAAAATCCTTTTACATGAAAGAATCTCCACTGGATAATAGTAag GTTGATGCATTAGATCTATTGGCACCACTAACAGGGGAAATTGTTGGTGGCAGTCTAAGAGAGGATGACTATAAAAAGCTTGAAGGAAAATTGCCATCAGATGCCCTAAAATGGTACTTAGAATTGAGAAAATTCGGGAATATACCTACTGGGGGATTTGGTCTCGGCTTGGAGAGAATATTGCAAGTACTATGTAATGTTCCTAATATAAAAGACACTCTTCCATTTCCAAGGTGGCCACATAATTgtgatatgtaa